One Malus sylvestris chromosome 14, drMalSylv7.2, whole genome shotgun sequence DNA segment encodes these proteins:
- the LOC126599672 gene encoding uncharacterized protein LOC126599672, whose translation MSYLETICICTILVLMMLRGKQRNVERPTLTNRSLIRREISLCYLNGIIGNTDTECVNELRMDRRTFGILCDLLRQDGRVKTDGLVSVEEQVCMTLQILAHHTKNRSVGGRFYRSGETISRYFNIVLQGILRLQGILLKVPQLVPIDSTDPRWRCFKNCLGALDRTHIDVHVAEIDKPRYQTRKGRVATNVLGVCSGDMQFIYVFPGWEGSASDSRVLHDAITRPNSFKVPAGYYYLVDGGYTNGEGFLAPYRGIPYHLSEWEGRTPSNKEEYFNMKHSKVWITKIF comes from the exons atgtcttatttggagacaatttgcatttgtacgattcttgtgttgatgatgctacgtggcaaacagagaaatgttgaacgacccacattgactaaccgttcacttattagacgagagattagtttgtgttatctgaatggtataatagggaatactgatactgaatgtgtcaacgaattgagaatggatagaaggacttttggcatattatgtgacttacttcgtcaagatgggagggtaaaaactgatggtttggtgtctgtagaggagcaggtgtgtatgactttacaaatattagcacatcatactaagaatcgtagtgttggcggtagattttataggtcgggagagactataagtaggtatttcaatatcgtattgcaaggaattttgcGATTACAAGGTATCCTACTAAAAGTCCCTCAGCTTGTGCCTATTGATTCTACAGATCCTAGGTGGCGATGTTTTAAG aattgcttgggagcattggatagaacacacattgatgtgcatgtagctgaaattgacaaaccaagataccaaacaagaaagggtcgagtcgcaactaatgtgttaggtgtgtgttcaggagatatgcagttcatatatgtgtttccggGGTGGGAGGGTTCCGCATCAGACTCTAGAGTGCTACATGATGCAATTACTAGGCCTAATAGTTTTAAGGTACCAGCGG gttattattaccttgtagatggtggttatacaaatggtgaaggattccttgcaccctatagaggaataccttatcatttatctgaatgggagggacgaacaccttctaataaggaagaatattttaacatgaagcattctaag gtatggataacgaaaatattttga